The following is a genomic window from Prevotella nigrescens.
GCTCGATAAACTGAAATTGAATGTACGCAGTTTGTTGGAGTCAGAGGCAGGGAAAGACAAAGAACTGCTCGACCTATGCTTAGATGTGATTTACCATCAGAATATGAAAGCATTGGGTTTGAAGAATCTTGTAGACCTTTACAAACAATATAGCAAAGAACAGAAGTCTGAAGAACAACCCAAAGAAGGGCAAATCGAAGGAAGCACATCATAGGGTTTTCCAACCCACTTTTTAGGTGTTCAGAAAAATATGACGTCATATTTTTTATTCTGTCCTATCATATAGAATTATCGTATAAATTTTAACGGGTTTTCCATAGGGCAAACAGAAACTTAAATAGAGGTAACGTAATTTGAGTAACAATAAACCAACAAGAAGGCAGAACAAAGCGACACAAGCCCAAAACACAAAGCCTTCGCGAAAAGATTCAAGCACAGGAGAACAAAAGAACAAGGAGCGCGAAGTTCGAACAACACCCTCACGCTTTATGCTCACCGACTTTCTGCCTACTACGAAGAAAGAGGTGGAGCTAAGGAAATGGAACGAATTAGACGTCATTCTGTTTTCTGCCGATGCCTATATAGACCACCCAGCCTTTGGTGCTGCCGTCATTGGGCGCACCTTGGAAGCCGCAGGCTACCGTGTTGCCATTGTTCCGCAACCCGACTGGCACGGCGATTTCCGAGATTTCAAGAAGTTAGGGCGTCCACGTTTATACTTTGGCATCTCTGCCGGTGCAATGGATTCTATGGTAAACAAGTACACCGCCAACAAACGTTTACGCTCCGAAGATGCCTATTCACCCGACGGACGCCACGACCTGCGCCCCGAATACCCTTCCATAGTGTATTCTAAAATCCTTCGCCAACTTTATCCTGACGTGCCTATCGTATTGGGAGGCATCGAAGCATCGTTGCGCCGACTGAGCCATTACGACTATTGGAAAGACAGCCTTCGCAAGAGTGTGCTATGCGATTCGGGTGCCGATGTCATTATTTATGGTATGGGCGAAAAGCAAATCGTCAGCATTGCGCAAGAATTGGAGAGTGGCAGAAACATCAAGGACATCAAGGAAATACCGCAAATAGCCTATCTTTGCAAGAAAGCAGATATACCAGAAGGCATCAAGGCGGACGACATTGTGCTGCACTCGCACGAAGAATGCCTGCACAACAAGAAGTTTCAGTCGGAAAACTTCAGACACATTGAAGAGGAATCGAACAAGAAACACGCTCAACGCATATTGCAGGAAGTAGACGGACAATACATCGTGGTAAACCCTCCCTATCCCACAATGAGTACGGCGGAGGTAGATGCGGCTTACGATTTGCCTTACACACGAGAGCCACACCCCAAATACAAGGGCAAGGTGATACCTGCTTACGAAATGATTAAGTTCAGTGTGAACATTCACCGAGGCTGTTTCGGCGGTTGCGCATTCTGCACAATATCCGCTCATCAAGGTAAATTCATAGCAAGCCGCTCGAAGGAAAGTATTCTGAAAGAAGTGAAACAGGTGATACAGATGCCCGATTTCAAAGGCTATCTGTCAGACTTAGGCGGGCCTTCTGCCAATATGTACGGTATGGCAGGAAAGAACCAAAAGGCTTGCGAACATTGCAAACGACCCAGTTGCATACACCCGGAAATATGTCCGAACCTGAATACAGACCATTCCAAACTGCTCGAAATTTACAGAGCAGTAGACGCGTTGCCTGGCATTAAGAAAAGTTTTATTGGCTCGGGAGTGCGCTACGACTTGCTGCTGCACGACAGCAAAGACGAGAAAGCCAACCAATCGGCACGTGAATATACACGCGAATTGATTAAGAAGCACGTAAGCGGACGACTTAAAATTGCACCAGAGCACACGTCAGACCGTGTTCTACAACTTATGCGCAAGCCTTCGTTCAAGCAGTTTTACCAATTCAAACGCATATTCGACAGAATAAACAAGGAAGAAAACCTGCGCCAGCAAATTATTCCTTACTTTATTTCGTCGCACCCTGGCTGCAAGGAAGAAGATATGGCAGAACTTGCAGTGATTACAAAAGACCTTGACTTTCACTTGGAACAGGTGCAAGACTTCACGCCAACGCCTATGACGGTTTCCACCGAAGCGTGGTATTCGGGCTACGACCCCTACACGCTGGAACCAATATTCTCGGCAAAGACTCCTCGAGAGAAGCTGGCACAGCGTCAATTCTTCTTTTGGTACAAGCCCGAAGAGCGAAAAAACATTGAACGCGAACTGAAACGGATAGGCAGAAGCGACCTTATAGGAAAGCTATACGACAACAAACCT
Proteins encoded in this region:
- a CDS encoding YgiQ family radical SAM protein; translated protein: MSNNKPTRRQNKATQAQNTKPSRKDSSTGEQKNKEREVRTTPSRFMLTDFLPTTKKEVELRKWNELDVILFSADAYIDHPAFGAAVIGRTLEAAGYRVAIVPQPDWHGDFRDFKKLGRPRLYFGISAGAMDSMVNKYTANKRLRSEDAYSPDGRHDLRPEYPSIVYSKILRQLYPDVPIVLGGIEASLRRLSHYDYWKDSLRKSVLCDSGADVIIYGMGEKQIVSIAQELESGRNIKDIKEIPQIAYLCKKADIPEGIKADDIVLHSHEECLHNKKFQSENFRHIEEESNKKHAQRILQEVDGQYIVVNPPYPTMSTAEVDAAYDLPYTREPHPKYKGKVIPAYEMIKFSVNIHRGCFGGCAFCTISAHQGKFIASRSKESILKEVKQVIQMPDFKGYLSDLGGPSANMYGMAGKNQKACEHCKRPSCIHPEICPNLNTDHSKLLEIYRAVDALPGIKKSFIGSGVRYDLLLHDSKDEKANQSAREYTRELIKKHVSGRLKIAPEHTSDRVLQLMRKPSFKQFYQFKRIFDRINKEENLRQQIIPYFISSHPGCKEEDMAELAVITKDLDFHLEQVQDFTPTPMTVSTEAWYSGYDPYTLEPIFSAKTPREKLAQRQFFFWYKPEERKNIERELKRIGRSDLIGKLYDNKPFHGRVNYDPKAIGSSPADDKRSRRKKPYKQNDNWNKGKKNRR